TAGGGCGGCGGGAGAAAATCCGCGCGCACGCCAAGCAGTTGCCCCAACTTGACGAAGATGACACCCAACCGCTCGCAGGCTTCGCGCAGCCGCCGCGCCGCACGGGCATCAAGCGCGTCCAGGTGGGGCGACGCCGGGCGCAGCGTCGCCCAAACTAAGCGCCGCGCCACCAGCCAGAGCACCGGCGTCAGCATTGTCAGGATGACACAGGTCCTCCGCAGCAAAGCGAACGGACGCGCCGGTTGAACGGGAGTCACAGAACTTGCCTCACGCGGACGCCGAGTCTACTTCGCCGTCAAGGTCATCAACAGTTGGCGGCCATTGTAGAGCAGAAGCTGGTTGTCGCGCACTACAAACCGGTTGACCTTCGGCAGCGCACGATTGAAACGCATTTCAAGCTTGCGAACGGCTTCGTCCAGACAAGCGCGCTTCGTACCGGCAAGCTGAAAAAACTTGATTCGGTCGCCGCGTATGTCGTAGCGCCCTGCAAAGCGATTACAGCCGTCAGAGCCGGTGACGCGCAGCGTGGAAGCGTCAAACTCAAGGAAGGGTTCGGCGGTGTTGACCGGCTTGCCTTCAAGCTTGGTGAGCGTCCAGCGGCGGCCGCTCAGCGTCGTGTCAGTAGGTGGTTCAGGGTTGGCCGGCGGTTCAGATCCCGCGTCCGGGCAGGCCGGACGGTGCCGGACGTTCGTCGCCACAACTACCGGCAAGTCGTCGTGGTGGAGCGTATAGGTCACAACCGCCCGCCGTGATGGACAGCAAGCCGGGTCGCCGGCGGCGTAGCGGTCAAACTCAGCGACAAGTTCGGTGGGCGTCACCAGCGTGACATCCGCCAGTGCGCCGTCGGTTCGGGCGTTCATTGCGACCGGCGCGAGCGTTCCAGCGTAACGACCGTCCCAATAAACGAACGCCTGGTAGCCCACCGGACGACACATGCCGTCCCAGCCCGTTGTCGCCAGGATCACCTGCGTTGCGTCAAACGTTTGCGCCGCGCCGAAAAGCTTCCACCCACGTTTGACAAGTGTCCGCTCAGCGGCGGTGACAGGACGGCGCAGGCGCTCATTGCAAACGGCGGGGGCAGCGATGTCCGGAATGTCAGCGGGTTCCGGCGGAGAGGGCGTCCGACCGTCCGGGCGGTTCCAGTTCGTCAGGGGCTGATCCAGCCAAAGGCCGGTGACCGCTGTGGCGCGGCGACCGGCCGCCTCCGGCGTTGACAGGGCGAAAACGATGACGGCGGCGACGAAGAGCAAACCCGCCATGCGCAACATGGCAACACGCATCCTTTCCCGGCGCTGAGATTGGCGTCGCCGGTACAACCGCCAACGTGCGGCGCCGGCTGTACGGCCTCCGCACACCGGATGCTCAAGCGTCTTCCGCTGTTGCCGCCTTGGCGGCCGGCTTCGGCGCAGCTTTGGCGGCTGGTTTTTCCGCCGCCGGCGACTTCGGCGCGGCAACGCGCGGCGCGGCTCCGCCGCCCGTCGCTCCCATCTTGCCGGGGTCGAAGTCGGCCAGCTCATTGTAGAGCCGGATGTAAAAGTTTGGGAAAAAGCTCGAAAACTGAAACGTCGTCACGTAAAAGATGCCTGTCCCGGCAATGGCGGCCAGCCGGAGCAACCCTTCTAGGGGCTTGAGGTCATCACGCTCAAACTTGAGTAATTCCATGCGAGCCATCCTCCAGCGGATCGTATGAGGTTATTCGCCGTCCGGCCGTCCGGGGCGATTGGGACGCGGGCCGCCGCCGAAGGGCGGTGGGGCGGAAGGCTTCGGGCGCGGCGCAGCTGGCGGCACTGGCGACGCCATTGGCTGAGTTTCTTCTAGTGACTGGCCTTGTGGAGGCGGTGAGGCCAGTTTTTGGGTTTTTTCCACCGACGCGCTTTCGAGCGGCTGGGCGGCCGGCGCTTCTATCGCCGGGTTGCTTACTGGCGGAGGCGGCGTCGGCTCCGGCTTTGGCGGCGACGCAGCCTTTGGCGCGGCTGCCTCAGCGACAGGCGGCGGCGCAGGTTTGGCTTCCGGCGCAGCTGGCGCTGCGACTGCCGGAGACGGCGCAGGTTCCGATTTTGGTGCCGGCTTCGGTGCAGCCGTCTCAACAACGGGCGGCGGCGCGGCTTTGACTTCCGGCGCCGAAGCCAGCTCAGGCTTCAACGCCGGTTCAGATTTTGGGGGCGGCGCCGCCGCCTCCGCGTTCGGTGCAGATTTTGCCGGCGGCGGCTTCGGGGCGGCTTCCGGTTTGGCGGCTGGAGCCGTCATCTTTGGGGTCGCCGGCTTGGGCGTTTCTGGGGCCGGTGCCGGAATCGGCAACTCCTCTACATCGGCGGACAGGTCGGGGAACATCGTTTTCTGCACCTTGGTGAAAGCCCCGGCAAACGCCGTGTAGGTGTTGCCAACATTGTCAATGTATTCGGCGAGGGCGTTTTCAAAGTCGCCGAACCGCTCGTTGATGACGTTGCGAAACAGTCCCATACAGACCCATGTTCCTTTCAAAACAACGACGCCGCGCCCCAACGTCGCCGGACGGGGACTGAAGCGGAAGTTGACGCGGGATGGGCGCGTGGAGGCCTGTTTTCACTGTAGGGCGCAGCACCGCCAAGTGTCAATTTTTCGGCTTTGACCGTCACGGGTAGCTCCGCGTGTTGTCAGACAAAGCTTGCTGTACGCTTCGAGATCCGCCACGATGGGAAAGCTTCTCCCCGCGTCGCTTGCCGTATTGAGCCTTGGCGGTGGTGGCCACGTGATGTCCCTTGCTTGCTCTGCCTGTTATTCTGCTTGGCGAACTTTTGTCGTCACGTTCTGCGCTGCGCTAAGCGTCCTGTGCGCCGCCTGTTCGCGCCAGACGCCAACACCGCGTACGCCCAAGCCTATTCAAGCCGACGTCTTTGAAATCGGCCCGCTGACACCAGTCACGATTTCACCCGGCAAAGACCTCACGAAGTTCCTACATAGCGACCATACCGAGCAAGTAGATGCGCGGTTGACCTGTAACTACTGTCATGGAGTCGAGGCGAACCTCCAGAAACTGGCCAAGTACGCTGACAACCCTAAAGAAGCTAACAAACCACCTTACCCAGGCCACGCCAGTTGCATGGCCTGTCACATGGCGGAGTTCACCCGGACGCAAAACGCACCAATACCCACAGCGGCGAAAGCCGTTCAGGACATGCCGACGGGACCGTGGTCGGGGATGTGCTATGTCTGTCACCGGCAGGTTGGTCTCGACCGGGAAGGCGTCAACGCGATGGATGTCTTTCCGGCGCGGCTTAGCCACAACGTTGTTTTCACGGCTGAGCAGCACCGCGAGCACCTAAACTACGTCTACCCATCCGATCTTCCGAACCCCCAACTGGCCGGCAAGAAGATGGACGACAAAACCTGCCGGGACTGCCACACGGTTTTACCGTGGCCGCAACCAGGAGTGAGTTTTGAGGCGCATACGACGTGTTACGCCTGCCATCGGACAAGCGAGTACCGCCCGCCGGCCATCGGCGTCAAAAGCGAGGTCCCGCCCGGCGCATTGGCGTCAGGCGCGTGCAACACCTGTCACGTCGCCACGACCAACCTGGAGGAACTCCGCCCGCTGGCGGCCAAGATGCAGGGCGTCCGGTCATATTCGTTCAAGTTCACGCATGATTCGCACCAACAGGGCAAGTGCACCGACTGTCACAACCTCGACGGAACATACGCCAACCAAGTCGGGACGCCGCGCGCTAAGCAGCACCTAACCGGAGTGCGCACAGTCGTCGGGCAGGGCTGTTTTAGTTGCCATGACGGCAAGCGCGCTTTTGGCGATTTGGACGCCGACGGACGAGCAACGCAGGAACATTGCCTGAAGTGCCATACGCCGGCGCAGCTTAGGCCGCTGTTCGGCGCGCCAACGACGTCTCCAAGTGCGCGGGCTTCCTTGCCCACAGGCTCGTTCCGATAGCCGGCCCTGCAGGCGCACCCATCCCCAAGCAATGAGAACGTGACATCGGTGGGGTGGATGTGTATCTTCGGCTTCGATTTGACCCGACCAACGTTGTGACGTCGTTCGCCATCGCACCGCACACGCACTACGACCGTTGGCGACGTTTTTCGTTTGCCGACTTATAACAGGAGTACATAGCCCTATGAAACAATGGCTCATCGCCGCTTACATTCTGGGCGCAGGCTGGCTGCTGCTGCCATCGCTCCTAACGGCGCGTTCAACGGTGGCGGCGACGCCGTTCGCTTCGGCCGCCCTGACGCCGGTGGAAGATGCAAGCACGAAAATGCCGGGGAAGATGGTGTTCGACAACACCGAAAGCGACCCGCCGTTTTCAAAATACGCTGGTTATAGAGACGACAAGGGCAAAGCGCCTTTCGACCACCAGCAGCACGTGGACTACAAAGGCTCAACCTGCGTCGTGTGTCATCACACAAACTCCAAAACGCTGGCGGTGAAGGAAGACGGCGCGGCGAGCGAGCCGGTCATGAAGTGCACGGTCTGTCACACCGACGAAAACATGAAGCCGTCGCCAGTGGAAGGCACGAACGAAGACCACAAGTTCAAAGGCGTACCGGCGATTGAAGCGATGGAAGCCTACCACGGTGTGGACAACTCGAAGAACCCCGCCAGTGAAGCTGGGTGCATCACCTGCCATAAGCGGCTGGCGAAGGAGTTTCCGAAGGCGGGGCAGGTGATCTCGTGTAACAGTTGCCATACAGGCAAGGATTCATAGCGGCGCAGTTTCAAGTAGGCGACGCGGTAGGAAGCGTCGTCGCCAAGGTTCAGCTGTGGGTAACCTTTCATTCAAAACCTTTCTGCTCGGGCTGGCGCTCGGCGCGGTGGGCGGCTACGGCGTCGGGCGCTGGCTGCCGAGCCGAAGCGTGGGAAGTCAGGGCATGGGAAGCGCGCCGCCGGCCGCAACAAAGACTGCGCCGCCGTTGTCACTGAAACAAACGGCGTCGCTCCCGGCTGACCATCTGCCGCTGACTTCCGGGAACGACGCCGATGAGCCGCCGGCTGTTGCAGCAGTGCGGCGGGCCGCCGACCAAAACATTGGCGATTACACGGCGCAAATGGATGCGGCGGCGGCGTTGTATCGCGCTGGGAAGTTCGCCGACGCGCTTGCCTATGCTCAGCGGGCGCGCAATCTGCGCCCGGACAGTCTTGACGCCCTCCTGGCCGTAGGTGTTTCCCAAGCCGAACTGAAACAGTACGATGCGGCGGTCAAAACGCTCGAACAGGCCGTTGCGCGACGGCCGGACGACGCCGAGGTACGTGCTGAGTTGGCTTATGTTCACCTGCGACGGGCGGCGTTTCGAGAGGCGCTTGCCGAAGCGGAACGCGCTCAGCGTCTTGCTGAATACTCGGAACGCGCCCTTGAGGTGATAGCGGAAGCGGCGCTGGCGCTCGGCGACAAAGCGCGCGCAAAAGCGGCTGTGGCGCGCCTGTCCGCCGTCAACCCCGGTAATCCCCGCCTGGCGGAGTTTTCCCAGTCAGCGATGGATGCGCCGGCGCGTACGAAAGGGAAGCCATGACAAAGCATCATCCAAAGGTTGAGAAGGACATCTGCAAACTTGTTCCACCACGCCGCGCCGCGCTGCGTCTGGGCTTAGCCGCTGGTGTTGGAGCGGCGCTGACCGGCTTGGCCGCCGGACAACGCAACCCGCGCAACGCCGACGCTGCCCTGCTCAATGCAGGGCTGGCCCTTGAGCATCAGGCGATTGCAGCTTACGACGCCGGCTTAGGCACGGGACTGCTCAAAGGCGAAATGCTGGAGTTGGCCAGACACTTCCAGAGCCAGCACCGTGCGCATCGGGATCTGCTGACGACGGAAATCCGCAAGTTGGGGGCGACGCCGGTAATGGCGTTGGCGAGTTACACATTCAAAGACAAAAGCGGCGCACCAATCGAACTCAAAACGGCGGAAGAAATTCTGGTCTTTGCGCTAGGGTTGGAAGCCGGCGCTGCAAGCGCCTACTTGGGCTTACTGCCGCAACTGGCGTCCAAAGCCATGCTGCCCGTCATCGCCGGCGTCGCCTGCGACGAATCGCAACACGCGGCGGCGATCCGGCTCCTCCTCAGGCAGCAGCCGGCTCCGGACGCCGTGGTGAAGTAAGCGCGTCGGTGATAGAAAGCGTCAAAAAGCCCTCCTTCGGCCGGATGCGCCGGTTCACGCCGCGCATTGGTCGGCAAGCTTTGTGTTTCTGTTTTGTAGTTTTTAAGGGGTATGACAGCGAAGATTCTCATCGCCGAGGATGATCCCGCCTCGCGCACCCTGCTTCAGGTCTGGCTGCGTAATGACGGCTACAACATTACGAGCGTTGACAACGGCCGGGCGGCTCTGGAAGCGGCTCGGCAAATATTGCCCGATCTCGTGTTGTCGGACGTGCTGATGCCTGAAATGGACGGGTTTGAGCTGTGCCGAGCGCTGCGCGCCGATCCTGTCTTGGGTGAAGTGCCGATTGTGTTAGTGACGACGCTGGCCGACAAAGCCTCCCGCCTCCAGGGTCTTGAGGCCGGCGCGGACGACTTTCTCAGCAAGCCCTACGATAGCGCTGAACTGCGCGCGCGGGTGCGCACCATTGTGCGCCTCAACCGCTACCGTCTGTTGCTGCATGAGCGCGAGCAACGCGCGGCGGAGCGAGCCGCCGCCGCCGCCCGCCTCAAAGAACTGGCGGATTTGCTCGACCAAACGCACGACGCCGTCGTCCAGATTGACGACACAGGGCGGGTCGTCTTCTGGAGCGCTGGCGCAGCCCGGATGTTTGGGTGGACTCCGGAAGAGGCCCACGAGCAGCCGGCGCATCGTTTGCTCTTTCCGGGCGTCGGGGAACTTCCGCGCGAGGCGCTAACGGCTGTGGCCGAAGGGGGTGCGTGGACAGGTGAACTCACAACCCGCCGGCGCAACGGACAGGAACTCATTTTGATGAGCCGATGGTCGGCGGTTACACGAGCGGCGGATGGCACGCGCTCGACTTTGCTCATTGCCACCGATGTCACAGAACAGCGCCGCGCGGAGCGTCAATACCTGCGCGCCCAACGCATGGAAACCATCGGAATGCTCGCCAGCGGCGTCGCCCATGACCTCAACAACATGCTCACGCCGATTGGCGTCGGGGTTGAAATCTTACGCCAGCAGTTGCAGGACGAGGCGCTCACTGAAGTGATCAACATGATGGCAAATAGCGTCGAGCGCGGCGCGGCGCTCATCAAGCAGGTGCTGTCACTGGCCCGTGAAAGCGGCGGCGCAGTCGGTTTGACTCAACCCAAGCACATTTTGCGCGAAGTGGCTGCGATTGTGCGCGAAACCTTCCCAAAATCCATCGAGGTACGTACGGATTACCCGGCGAAACTATGGACAATCGAGATTGATCCAACGGAGTTGACCCAAGTGCTGCTCAACCTGTGCGTCAACGCCCGTGACGCCATGCCGCAGGGCGGAACGTTGACGCTGGCGGCCCGCGACGTGGACGCCGCTGAGGCGCTGCGCGCCGGACGGCCGCGCACAATGGCCGACCACTACGTCTTGTTCGAGGTCTCCGACACCGGCCTGGGCATCCCGCCCGACATCCGCGAGCGCATTTTTGAACCGTTTTTTACGACCAAGTCCCACGGCAAGGGAACCGGATTAGGGTTGGCGACCGTGGCCTCGATTGTAGACAAGCGCGGCGGCGTCATTGCGCTGGAAAGCGAAGTTGGACGCGGGACGACGTTTCGGCTCTACTTCCCGGCGGCCGAGGCGTCCGAATCGCCGTCCGTCGTGGCGGAGCGCCTGCCGACCGGGCAAGGGGAGTTGATCCTCATCGCCGAAACCGAGGCCTCGACGCTCGACTTGCTGCGGACGGTGCTTGAAACCAACGGCTACACGGTGATTGTAGCGCGGGACGATGCGGAATTAAGAGTCGGACTGACCAGTCGTCCGGCTGCCGCCGTCATTGACGCCCTGTTGCCGACGACGGGACAAAGTGGCTTGGCGCTGGCGCACGCCGTCCAACCCGACTTGCCCCTGATCGGCGTGTGCACCGATTCGCCTACAAGCTGCCGTCACCGTATGGCGGAGCTTCCGGTTCGTGCTTGGCTTGACAAGCCGTTTACGGCGTCCCAAGTGCTGCAAACCTTGCGCGCCGTTCTGCATCCGCAGGGCTGACGGTCAAAGCCTGCCGTTGGCGCTGGGCGCTCAGTCGGACGCGGCTGGCGCGCCCACCAGCGCGTCCAGCGTGACGCCGCGCGCCGCGCACCACACGGCGAACGGCTCAACCTGCGCTTCAGCCAGTTTGCGTCCGACCAGCCGCCGGAGATGTTCTTCCAACACCTCCGGCTCCCAGCGGGCGTAAATCTTCCGTCGGTCGGACGCTAAAAGCTCTTCACGCTCTTTGGCTACTAGCTCCTTGAGTTCACTTTTCTTGAGCTGCGCCAGCAGGGCTTCGCCGGTTCGTTCGAGGTGGTCAAGGTAGCCAAGCTCCAACTCCTGCAGCTGCTCCTGCGAAGGCACAGGAACAAGCAAACCGGTGTTGGCCGACGTTCCCCCCTTGTTCACCGCTTCCGACGCCTCAGCGGGCTTCTCAGCGCGTGCACGGGTGGTTTTGGCAGTGGACGGCGCTCGCTTTTTTGGCGGCAGTTTGGGGAGCGCCTCCCGGCCGTTGACGATCAGCGTGTAGAGCAACCCGCCCGGATTGGCGAGATTGCGCCGGCGGTACTGCCGATCGAAGATGGCGATGGCCTGCTCGATGGTCTCCAGCTTACCCTGCAACTCGAAGCTCTCCACAAGCTTTTTCGCCACCGGCCCAATCATCCCGCGCGCCATCAGTTGGCCTTCCAAGTGGAGCGCCACGTCGCGGACGGCGCGCTCCTCCGGTGAGAGGTCGTCGTCACACATAGCGTCCATCACGTCGTAGATGGGCAGCGCCATTTGCTGGATGCGCGCGCCAAACTCCAGATTCTTGCGGAAGTGGATGGTTTCCTCCGTGAGCGTCCACTCGACCAAGAACTGCTTGGACACCAACTCGTTCAGGGCTGGCTCCAAACGTTGCATAATCTGCGAGACATAGTTCAGCTCGCGCGACATCCCGACATGCTCAAAGGCTAGCTTGCGGACGTTGATAACGAAGTAGTCGCCGCTGCCGAACTTTTTGTCGAGGTAGCGAAACAGCCGCTTGGCGATGGGCGAGGTGAGGTTGAAGTAAAAATCCGCGTCGAGTTTCTTGAAAAGCTTCTCACTGAGGCTCTGCGCGACGCGGTCGCTCCACATAACGTAACTTTTCGCCCCGGTGCGCTTGCCAGCGCTTTCGTCAAAAATCTTGAACTCCTGAATAATGCTCATCCCTACATCCACCAACCGGCCGCTGTGGCGGTCCACGTAGGCGTTTTTGGCCTCAATCCGCACCGCCGCCAGCTTGCGCAGCGAGCTTTCAAGCCGCTCATAATGCTTGGCGTTCATCGGCCAGCCCAGCCGCCGAATTAGGTCGTACCGGCTGAAGTAGACCTTCTTCTGTGCGCCCTGTTCATAAGACAGTTCCATCAGCGCCACATACACGTCTTCGTCGGTGGTGCTGGGCAGTCCCTCAATCGGGTGGGGCATGACTGTCCACACGCGCTGGATTTCGCGCCCATTGGAGGTGATGTGTTCAGTGAACGTCAGGTAGTTCTTGCTTTTCTGAGCGCGTTTGTCGAGAACGGCGATGGGAAACACCGCAAGGTTGAACTCATCTTGGGCAATGCGGATCACCTCTGGCTTATCCGCATCGTCGTCGCTTCCTCCGGCCGCCGCCGGCAGCGCAGCCGGAGATGCTGCGCTAGTCGTAGCCGCGGTGGCGGTTGGGGCGTCGGTCTCAAGCTTTTTGCGGCGGCTGCGCTTTTCCGACATGGCTACCCTCCTCCCATTGCCCAGCGCCCACGCCTACCAGCGGTGGATGGCACCGAACTCTTATGGCGGCGCGGGCCGGAAAATGTGCCAAATAGATTTTTGACACTTAATTATCATCATCATCATCAATTATCATTAATTTAGTTAACAGCGCCAATAAGTTCTTTATTTTCAATGATTTACAGGCGAATTTTTACGTCAAAGGTCAATACCTATGAAACCTTGACCTTTGGCATAAAACCAAAAAAACGGAGATTTTTATGTCAAAGGTCAATAACTTTTAAGTAGTTTTTATGTCAAAGGTCAATAGCCGATGCTTCCTAGGAGGGGTTTTTTACGTCAAAGGTCAATAGTCTTATGTCAAAGGTCAATAGCAGGCGGGCTGGTTCACCTAAAGCTGACGCAAAAACCCAAAAATTGCCCCAAACACAAGATATTGTGGTGTTGCGCCTTCCGTCTGGTGGTCGAAAGCGGGGTAGTTTTTACGTCAAAGGTCAATGTCCTTATGTCAAGGGTCAATAGTTTTACGTCAAGGGTCAATAGTTTTATGTCAAGGGTCAATAGTTTTTATGTCAAAGGTCAATAGTGTTTATGTCAAAGGTCAATAGGCACAAGATGTAGGGCAGAGGGGCGAAGTGGCGACGTAAAGCAACGTCTAGCTGTGGCTTACAATTGGGCGCTTCAAGGAGTACATTGAGTCGGGCGGCGGGCGGGCGAGCGCGGCGGTTTTACGTCAAAGGTCAATATTTATGTCAAAGGTCAATAGGCGGCGACGCAAGCTGTAGCTGCACGCCAAACGGCAAAGGGGCGAATCAGCTCCGGGCAATGGAAGGGAGAGGAGTATGCAGGTACGGGCCTTGCCGAGCTTGACAGACCCAAGCAGCCAGTTACTGATCAGCTTCGTGGTCAACGACCGAGTGGCAATTGACGCCGGGGCGTTGGCCTTTCATCTGAATGGTGAAGCGTTGCTGGCGGTGCAGGACATTGTGCTGACGCATGTCCATTTGGACCACATCGCTTCACTGCCGTTTATATTCTCGGAGTTGTTCACCGAGATTCAGACGCCGGTGCGCATCCACGCCACGGCGGCCGATATTGAGCGCTTGCGGCGGCACATTTTCAACGATGTTATCTGGCCTGACTTCACGCGCCTGCGGAATGCGCACGGCGAGCTGCTGACCTTCAAACCCTTTGTCTGGCGGAAGCCGTTTGAGGTCGCCGGGTTGCGCCTGAC
This genomic stretch from Chloracidobacterium sp. harbors:
- a CDS encoding META domain-containing protein, with the protein product MLRMAGLLFVAAVIVFALSTPEAAGRRATAVTGLWLDQPLTNWNRPDGRTPSPPEPADIPDIAAPAVCNERLRRPVTAAERTLVKRGWKLFGAAQTFDATQVILATTGWDGMCRPVGYQAFVYWDGRYAGTLAPVAMNARTDGALADVTLVTPTELVAEFDRYAAGDPACCPSRRAVVTYTLHHDDLPVVVATNVRHRPACPDAGSEPPANPEPPTDTTLSGRRWTLTKLEGKPVNTAEPFLEFDASTLRVTGSDGCNRFAGRYDIRGDRIKFFQLAGTKRACLDEAVRKLEMRFNRALPKVNRFVVRDNQLLLYNGRQLLMTLTAK
- a CDS encoding cytochrome c3 family protein, which produces MSLACSACYSAWRTFVVTFCAALSVLCAACSRQTPTPRTPKPIQADVFEIGPLTPVTISPGKDLTKFLHSDHTEQVDARLTCNYCHGVEANLQKLAKYADNPKEANKPPYPGHASCMACHMAEFTRTQNAPIPTAAKAVQDMPTGPWSGMCYVCHRQVGLDREGVNAMDVFPARLSHNVVFTAEQHREHLNYVYPSDLPNPQLAGKKMDDKTCRDCHTVLPWPQPGVSFEAHTTCYACHRTSEYRPPAIGVKSEVPPGALASGACNTCHVATTNLEELRPLAAKMQGVRSYSFKFTHDSHQQGKCTDCHNLDGTYANQVGTPRAKQHLTGVRTVVGQGCFSCHDGKRAFGDLDADGRATQEHCLKCHTPAQLRPLFGAPTTSPSARASLPTGSFR
- a CDS encoding cytochrome c family protein, with amino-acid sequence MKQWLIAAYILGAGWLLLPSLLTARSTVAATPFASAALTPVEDASTKMPGKMVFDNTESDPPFSKYAGYRDDKGKAPFDHQQHVDYKGSTCVVCHHTNSKTLAVKEDGAASEPVMKCTVCHTDENMKPSPVEGTNEDHKFKGVPAIEAMEAYHGVDNSKNPASEAGCITCHKRLAKEFPKAGQVISCNSCHTGKDS
- a CDS encoding tetratricopeptide repeat protein, which codes for MGNLSFKTFLLGLALGAVGGYGVGRWLPSRSVGSQGMGSAPPAATKTAPPLSLKQTASLPADHLPLTSGNDADEPPAVAAVRRAADQNIGDYTAQMDAAAALYRAGKFADALAYAQRARNLRPDSLDALLAVGVSQAELKQYDAAVKTLEQAVARRPDDAEVRAELAYVHLRRAAFREALAEAERAQRLAEYSERALEVIAEAALALGDKARAKAAVARLSAVNPGNPRLAEFSQSAMDAPARTKGKP
- a CDS encoding ferritin-like domain-containing protein is translated as MTKHHPKVEKDICKLVPPRRAALRLGLAAGVGAALTGLAAGQRNPRNADAALLNAGLALEHQAIAAYDAGLGTGLLKGEMLELARHFQSQHRAHRDLLTTEIRKLGATPVMALASYTFKDKSGAPIELKTAEEILVFALGLEAGAASAYLGLLPQLASKAMLPVIAGVACDESQHAAAIRLLLRQQPAPDAVVK
- a CDS encoding response regulator, coding for MTAKILIAEDDPASRTLLQVWLRNDGYNITSVDNGRAALEAARQILPDLVLSDVLMPEMDGFELCRALRADPVLGEVPIVLVTTLADKASRLQGLEAGADDFLSKPYDSAELRARVRTIVRLNRYRLLLHEREQRAAERAAAAARLKELADLLDQTHDAVVQIDDTGRVVFWSAGAARMFGWTPEEAHEQPAHRLLFPGVGELPREALTAVAEGGAWTGELTTRRRNGQELILMSRWSAVTRAADGTRSTLLIATDVTEQRRAERQYLRAQRMETIGMLASGVAHDLNNMLTPIGVGVEILRQQLQDEALTEVINMMANSVERGAALIKQVLSLARESGGAVGLTQPKHILREVAAIVRETFPKSIEVRTDYPAKLWTIEIDPTELTQVLLNLCVNARDAMPQGGTLTLAARDVDAAEALRAGRPRTMADHYVLFEVSDTGLGIPPDIRERIFEPFFTTKSHGKGTGLGLATVASIVDKRGGVIALESEVGRGTTFRLYFPAAEASESPSVVAERLPTGQGELILIAETEASTLDLLRTVLETNGYTVIVARDDAELRVGLTSRPAAAVIDALLPTTGQSGLALAHAVQPDLPLIGVCTDSPTSCRHRMAELPVRAWLDKPFTASQVLQTLRAVLHPQG
- a CDS encoding replication initiator protein A; the protein is MSEKRSRRKKLETDAPTATAATTSAASPAALPAAAGGSDDDADKPEVIRIAQDEFNLAVFPIAVLDKRAQKSKNYLTFTEHITSNGREIQRVWTVMPHPIEGLPSTTDEDVYVALMELSYEQGAQKKVYFSRYDLIRRLGWPMNAKHYERLESSLRKLAAVRIEAKNAYVDRHSGRLVDVGMSIIQEFKIFDESAGKRTGAKSYVMWSDRVAQSLSEKLFKKLDADFYFNLTSPIAKRLFRYLDKKFGSGDYFVINVRKLAFEHVGMSRELNYVSQIMQRLEPALNELVSKQFLVEWTLTEETIHFRKNLEFGARIQQMALPIYDVMDAMCDDDLSPEERAVRDVALHLEGQLMARGMIGPVAKKLVESFELQGKLETIEQAIAIFDRQYRRRNLANPGGLLYTLIVNGREALPKLPPKKRAPSTAKTTRARAEKPAEASEAVNKGGTSANTGLLVPVPSQEQLQELELGYLDHLERTGEALLAQLKKSELKELVAKEREELLASDRRKIYARWEPEVLEEHLRRLVGRKLAEAQVEPFAVWCAARGVTLDALVGAPAASD